AAAGAACGCGATATTCCCTTTGAGGAAGTCGACGCCCGGGTTTTTCGTAAAATGAGTGCTACTGAAGAACCCCAAGGCGTTTTGGCTGTTGTACGGCAAACGACTTTTTCATGGTCAGATATACATATCAAGCAGGGAACCGTTGTACTTATTTTGGATGGCCTTCAGGATCCTGGGAACCTGGGTACAATTCTGCGCACGGCATTGGCTGCAGGGGTTCGTCAAGTTTTCTTGACCCCAGGGACCGTGGATTTGTATAATCCAAAAGTATTGCGAAGTACAATGGGGGCGGTTTTTTCCTTAGTTGTTTTAACGGGACAACCCCCGAAGGAGATCCTGACCTTTTGCCAAGAACGTGGATTGAGGGTTCTGATGGGGGATGTTCAGGGAGCATCGATTTACGAGACTAAGCTTGCCAATGAGCCGCTGGCTCTTGTCGTTGGCAACGAAGGGCAGGGGCCGTCACAGTCATTTCGGGAAGCGAATATTCAGCGTGTAACTATTCCCATGGCCCACGAAGTAGAGTCTCTTAACGCTGCAATGGCTACAGGAATCCTGCTTTATGAAATTGTAAGACAAAGAGGTTTCTTGTAAAATATTGAACAGATATGCTATAATTTCTTGAGAACAATCAAGGATGATTTTTCTAAAGCGATGATCAGGTTAAAAGGAGTATTTTCTTTCCAGGAAGGCGTGGCCCATGATTGTAAGGCAGCTAAGAAGATACCCTCCTCTTTAGGTTAAAGGGGTTAAAGTTCGCCTGGGAGTGGTCTATTGATTTGTAGGTAGACCCGGTTTCCGCCGTTAACCGGAACTGAAGTGTAGCTCTAAACAGCTAAACTAGGGTGGTACCGCGAGAATGACGCTCGTCCCTTTTGGGGGACAGGCGTTTTTTTTAATACTAATTAGACCCATGCCGCTGTGAATGGTCGAGTATTTAGGATAGATGTGGAAAGGGTGATTTACTTGAAAAGCAAAATATTGCAGATTAAAGAAGAGGCTTTAAGAGAACTCAGAGAGTTGGATAAGCCTGAAGCACTTCAAGAGCTCAAAGTGAAATTTCTGGGGAAGAAAGGGTCTTTAACGGCTTTACTGCGTCAGATGGGAAGCCTAAGCCCTGAAGAGCGGCCGATCATGGGACAAATCGTCAATGAAGTTCGTACTCGTTTAGAAGAGGCTTGGGAAGAACGCAGTACTGAGTTGGAAGAACTGGCTCTGAAAAAAAGGCTTGCCACAGAACGAATTGATATCACTCTGCCTGGTACTCGTGTTCCCCGAGGGCATTTTCATCCCTTAACCCAAGTAATCGAAGAAATCGAAGACATTTTTTTAGGCATGGGATTTCAAATCGCTGAAGGTCCCGAGATTGAGTCGGATTATTATAATTTTGAGGCACTTAACCTCCCTAAAGAGCATCCGGCCCGGGAAATGCAAGACTCTTTTTATATCACGGAGGAGATCCTGCTGCGGACGCAAACGTCGCCTGTTCAGATTCGAACCATGGAGAAACTTCACCCTAACCTGCCGGTGAAAATTATTGCTCCGGGGAAAGTTTACCGTAACGATGATGATGCCACCCATTCACCAATGTTTCATCAGGTTGAAGGACTAGTAGTAGATCATGGAATCCGCATGTCCGATCTCAAAGGAATTTTGTTGAATTTCTCCCGTCAAATGTTTGGCGAATCAAGAGAAATTCGTTTGAGACCCAGCTTTTTCCCCTTTACGGAACCCAGTGCAGAGGTGGATGTTTCTTGTATGCTATGTGGGGGGGCAGGCTGCCGTCTTTGTAAAGGGACGGGATGGATTGAAATCTTGGGATCAGGGATGGTTCATCCTAAAGTATTGGAAATGGGCGGATACAACCCTAAGGAAGTCACAGGATTTGCTTTTGGAATAGGCATAGAGCGTATCGCCATGCTCAAGTTTGGAATTGAAGATATGCGTCTTTTATTTGACAATGATTTACGCTTTTTGCAGCAGTTTTAGGGGGGATAGGTTATGAAAGTAAGTTTGGAATGGTTGCGGGAGTTAGTTGATATAGAGCAAAGCGCCGAAGAGCTAGCCGAAACTTTAACTCGAGGCGGAATCGAAGTTGAAGATGTCGAGAATCTTAACAAGGGCTTTGAAAAAGTCGTCATCGGGGAAATCATTAGTCTGACCAAACATCCGGATGCGGATCGACTGTTGGTCTGTGCAGTTAATGTCGGGCAGGAAGAACTGACAATAGTTACGGGAGCGCAGAATTTGCAGACGGGAGATAGAATCCCCGTTGCCTTAATAGGGGCAACCTTGCCCAATGAATTGTCTATTCGCAAGTCAAAGCTCAGAGGGGTTGCCTCCCACGGAATGCTGTGTTCTCGGGAAGAGCTTCTCCTTGATGACACGGTAGGATTAGAGCGAAGCGCCGACGGAATTCTGATTTTGCCTCAAGATGTGGTGATCGGGGAGAATGTGGGCAGCTATTTAGGGCGCAATGATAGTGTTTTGGATTTGGAGCTTTATCCAAACAGGCCGGATTGTTTGGCAATGGTCAATGTAGCGCGGGAAGTTGCATCCCTAACAGGTAAGAAGCCTCATTTGCCAAAGTGGGCGGAACCTAATCAAGTTCTCTCTCTTTCTCAAGATACAGATTTTAAAATTATTATTGAAGATGAAGAACTATGCTGGCGTTATGCCGGATTAGTGGTGGAGGATGTAAAAATCGAGCCTTCTCCGGAGTGGATGCAGAGAAGACTTAAAGCGGCTGGAGTCCGTCCGATCAGCAATATTGTCGATATAACCAATTACGTGATGCTGGAAATGGGCCAGCCTTTACATGCCTTTGACAAAGATAAGATCAAGGGGGATATTCACGTTCGTTCGGCCCATCCCGAGGAAAAAATCGTTACTTTGGATAATGTAGAACGGACCGTTCAACCCAATACCTTGCTGATTGCCGATGATCAGCAGGCTTTAGCTGTAGCCGGGGTAATGGGTGGGTTAGACAGCGAAGTAACTGAAGATACGAAAAGGTTAGTGATTGAATCCGCTCATTTTTCTCCCGTGAGTGTTCGGCGGACCAGCCGTCGTTTAGGCCTTAGGTCAGAAGCTTCGAACCGCTTTGAAAAGGGGATTGATGTTTCGGGAATTGTGGCAACACTGGGCCGGGTTTGTGATTTGCTTATAGTGTTGGGAGCGGGCCGTCTGGTAGGTTTGGTCGATGAAGTTAAACACATTCCTTCAAAACGTCAAGTGACACTATCCACTGAGCATACCTCAACGGTTTTGGGAATTGAGCTTACGGTGGGGGAAATACGTCAAGTCTTAGAAGATTTGAATTTTGAGTATAATGAAAGGGACGAATTATTTAAGGTCGAGATACCCAGCTACCGTTCTGACTTGGAAATTGAAGAAGATCTTATGGAAGAAGTCGCCCGCTTAATTGGCTATGACCGGATTCCTACCACCTTGCCTCAAGGGAATCAAACTCAGGGCCGGAGAACTCCTGAACAAGAGTTTCGGCGTCGGCTGCGCAATACCTTAGCACAATCCGGGATGGATGAGGTCTTGACTTATACCTTTACCCGGGCGGAATCTGATGCTCAGTGGGGCAGTGCCAAACATTCCATTCCCTTGCTCAATCCTTTGCGGGAAGAGCTGGGTGTGATGCGTACTTCGCTTATACCGGGACTTCTCGATGTAGCTGCACGGAATATTGCCCGGCGCAATATGGATGTAAGTATTTTTGAAATAGGCAACACCTATTGGGGTGAGGAACGGCCGCTGCAGAAACTTCCCCGGGAAGAATTGAGAGTTGCCGGAGTGGCTGTAGGCAAGAGTGAACGACATTGGTTAAGTAAGCCTGCCAATTATGATTTTTATTATCTAAAGGGAATTATCGAAGGATTGGCCCAGGAGTTTGGACTTAAACTGGAGTATCGGCTCGCTGAAAATCAATCCTTGCTTCACCCGGGGCGTTCAACAGATATTTATCTCCACAATCAATGCGTAGGCTTCCTAGGTGAGATTCACCCTGTGTTAGGAAAGGAATGGGGGTTTGAGCGAGGGGTTGTTTTTGAATTGGAAGTAATGGCTTTATTCGCCCGGGCAAGACAAACCGTTCGTGCTCATTCAATTCCTCGTTTCCCTGCCATCCAAAGAGATTTGGCGATTGTTGTAGCTGCTGAAACGTCGGCAGATGCGGTCATGGCTAAAATACGAAAACTTGGCGGGGACCTTTTGCAGCAGGTCGAAATATTTGATGTTTATACAGGCAGTCCGGTACCGTCTGACCACAAGAGTTTAGCCTTTACCTTACGTTACCAATCCCTTGAGCGGACCTTAACGGATGATGAAGTAAATCTACTAAATTCGCGGATTTTAGAGGGAATTCAGCAGGATTTTGGGGCGGAACGGCGAAAATAAGAAGCAGTGTAGTACAAGAGAGCGAGGGAAAAGTGTGGCACATGAACCGGTCAAAATCACTGTGGAGATTTTTGGAGAAAAGCATGTGGTTCGCGGTGAGGGTACAGCAGCATATATCCAAGGGCTGGCGCATGAAGTTGATAAAAAAATGCGTATGATTGCTCAACGGTTACCTCGCTTGAGTGTTCATCAAACTGCAGTCTTAACCGCCCTGAACTTTGCAGATGAACTTGCTAAGCTGCGAGAAGAACAAGAAACCTTAATGCAGCTGCTCGGCGAAAAGAATGACTAATTCTATGGCATTAAAAAACCAGGTACCTTTTACGGTGCCTGGTTTTTAGCTCTAGGCTAATATCATGCGGTCGGTATTCATGTGGGACCCGCTGGCTTTCTCAAACATTTCGAGCAGATGACTGATCGTCATATCATTACGTTCTGTTCCTTTAATATCAAGAATCACACGGCCTTCATGCATCATAATGGTTCGATTTCCGAAAGTAAGAGCGTGATCAAGATTGTGAGTAATCATCAGAGTGGTTAATTGCTGCTGCTTGGTAACGTTATTCGTCAGCTCTAAAACCTTTTCAGCGGTCTTAGGATCAAGAGCGGCCGTATGCTCGTCAAGGAGCAATAACTTGGGTTTTTGTAAAGTGGCCATTAATAGGGTTAAAGCTTGACGCTGCCCTCCCGATAAGAGACTTACCCGGTGGGTTAATCTGTTTTCAAGACCTAAGCCTAGCTTTTCAAGCTCTATGCGAAATAGATCCCTTTCCTTAGAACCGATGGCCGGACGTAAGCGGCGGGGTTTGCCCCGGCGGTAGGCCATAATAAGATTCTCTTCAATGGTCATTGAGGCAGCAGTACCAGATAGTGGGTCCTGGAAGACCCGGCTAATCATTTCTGCTCGTTTATGAGCGGGAAGGGGAGTAATATCACTGTTTTCTATGGTAATCCTGCCTGAGTCCACGGGAAAATTGCCGGCAATGGCATTCATTAACGTGGATTTCCCGGCTCCATTACTGCCGATAACCGTGACGAAATCATTAGAAAGAAGTTCCAGATTTACGTTATCTAAGGCTGTTTTCTGATTGATGGTGCCTTTATTAAAAACCTTCAAGACTTGACGGACGTTCAGCATTATTGCCCCTCCTTTCCACGGACACCCTGGCTCCATGAGGCAATCGTCTTACGAATATTGGGTGAAACTAAAGCAGTGATGACAATGAAAGCAGTAATT
This Desulfosporosinus orientis DSM 765 DNA region includes the following protein-coding sequences:
- a CDS encoding TrmH family RNA methyltransferase; translated protein: MIESLQNEQVKYVASLQRRKAREEAQLFVIEGWRFVEEGVHRNAAIKKVFVCLERNPIEWQTLRVMLKERDIPFEEVDARVFRKMSATEEPQGVLAVVRQTTFSWSDIHIKQGTVVLILDGLQDPGNLGTILRTALAAGVRQVFLTPGTVDLYNPKVLRSTMGAVFSLVVLTGQPPKEILTFCQERGLRVLMGDVQGASIYETKLANEPLALVVGNEGQGPSQSFREANIQRVTIPMAHEVESLNAAMATGILLYEIVRQRGFL
- the pheS gene encoding phenylalanine--tRNA ligase subunit alpha is translated as MKSKILQIKEEALRELRELDKPEALQELKVKFLGKKGSLTALLRQMGSLSPEERPIMGQIVNEVRTRLEEAWEERSTELEELALKKRLATERIDITLPGTRVPRGHFHPLTQVIEEIEDIFLGMGFQIAEGPEIESDYYNFEALNLPKEHPAREMQDSFYITEEILLRTQTSPVQIRTMEKLHPNLPVKIIAPGKVYRNDDDATHSPMFHQVEGLVVDHGIRMSDLKGILLNFSRQMFGESREIRLRPSFFPFTEPSAEVDVSCMLCGGAGCRLCKGTGWIEILGSGMVHPKVLEMGGYNPKEVTGFAFGIGIERIAMLKFGIEDMRLLFDNDLRFLQQF
- the pheT gene encoding phenylalanine--tRNA ligase subunit beta — encoded protein: MKVSLEWLRELVDIEQSAEELAETLTRGGIEVEDVENLNKGFEKVVIGEIISLTKHPDADRLLVCAVNVGQEELTIVTGAQNLQTGDRIPVALIGATLPNELSIRKSKLRGVASHGMLCSREELLLDDTVGLERSADGILILPQDVVIGENVGSYLGRNDSVLDLELYPNRPDCLAMVNVAREVASLTGKKPHLPKWAEPNQVLSLSQDTDFKIIIEDEELCWRYAGLVVEDVKIEPSPEWMQRRLKAAGVRPISNIVDITNYVMLEMGQPLHAFDKDKIKGDIHVRSAHPEEKIVTLDNVERTVQPNTLLIADDQQALAVAGVMGGLDSEVTEDTKRLVIESAHFSPVSVRRTSRRLGLRSEASNRFEKGIDVSGIVATLGRVCDLLIVLGAGRLVGLVDEVKHIPSKRQVTLSTEHTSTVLGIELTVGEIRQVLEDLNFEYNERDELFKVEIPSYRSDLEIEEDLMEEVARLIGYDRIPTTLPQGNQTQGRRTPEQEFRRRLRNTLAQSGMDEVLTYTFTRAESDAQWGSAKHSIPLLNPLREELGVMRTSLIPGLLDVAARNIARRNMDVSIFEIGNTYWGEERPLQKLPREELRVAGVAVGKSERHWLSKPANYDFYYLKGIIEGLAQEFGLKLEYRLAENQSLLHPGRSTDIYLHNQCVGFLGEIHPVLGKEWGFERGVVFELEVMALFARARQTVRAHSIPRFPAIQRDLAIVVAAETSADAVMAKIRKLGGDLLQQVEIFDVYTGSPVPSDHKSLAFTLRYQSLERTLTDDEVNLLNSRILEGIQQDFGAERRK
- a CDS encoding cell division protein ZapA, with translation MAHEPVKITVEIFGEKHVVRGEGTAAYIQGLAHEVDKKMRMIAQRLPRLSVHQTAVLTALNFADELAKLREEQETLMQLLGEKND
- a CDS encoding ABC transporter ATP-binding protein, which gives rise to MLNVRQVLKVFNKGTINQKTALDNVNLELLSNDFVTVIGSNGAGKSTLMNAIAGNFPVDSGRITIENSDITPLPAHKRAEMISRVFQDPLSGTAASMTIEENLIMAYRRGKPRRLRPAIGSKERDLFRIELEKLGLGLENRLTHRVSLLSGGQRQALTLLMATLQKPKLLLLDEHTAALDPKTAEKVLELTNNVTKQQQLTTLMITHNLDHALTFGNRTIMMHEGRVILDIKGTERNDMTISHLLEMFEKASGSHMNTDRMILA